A single window of Halobacterium jilantaiense DNA harbors:
- a CDS encoding glutaredoxin family protein, whose amino-acid sequence MAFDPLDSSMDQEAVDDIVDAAIENNDVVLFMKGTPAAPQCGFSERAIRLVSEHRPDVHTVDVLQSTEEFRTALERHSGWETTPQAFVEGEFVGGSDILAELDERGDLADELNADDVDPDEVGGDDDLDADVDAPF is encoded by the coding sequence ATGGCATTCGACCCCCTCGACTCCTCGATGGACCAGGAGGCCGTCGACGACATCGTCGACGCCGCCATCGAGAACAACGACGTCGTGCTGTTCATGAAGGGGACGCCCGCCGCGCCCCAGTGTGGGTTCTCCGAGCGCGCCATCCGGCTGGTCTCGGAGCACCGGCCGGACGTCCACACCGTCGACGTGCTCCAGAGCACCGAGGAGTTCCGGACCGCCCTCGAACGCCACAGCGGCTGGGAGACCACCCCGCAGGCGTTCGTCGAGGGCGAGTTCGTCGGCGGCAGCGACATCCTCGCGGAACTCGACGAGCGCGGCGACCTCGCCGACGAACTCAACGCCGACGACGTCGACCCGGACGAGGTCGGCGGAGACGACGACCTCGACGCTGACGTCGACGCCCCCTTCTAG
- a CDS encoding DUF47 domain-containing protein — protein MPDQTDATFEERLVSATDAYLDQLENCVRLLPRVVAAYAAGDDEAFEAVVERVRRLESDCDESVRAVTALVANADVRDLGIQLTHVHLHAGQTIELYQSLDEVANAAERFAEDLAATAPPRIPVLLDAFEAMGERACEAFAAMRAVVTSYLGVIRSPDAGVDITDAVERVRAAESDCDRHRNEAVSAAFSDHEDAYPVVYREQAWLLDGVVDAMEDVTDCVVRVSGSEVGIEVAPAAGGR, from the coding sequence ATGCCCGACCAGACTGACGCGACCTTCGAGGAGCGGCTGGTGTCGGCGACGGACGCGTACCTTGACCAGCTGGAGAACTGCGTTCGCCTGCTTCCCCGGGTCGTCGCGGCGTACGCCGCCGGCGACGACGAGGCGTTCGAAGCGGTCGTGGAGCGCGTGCGCCGACTGGAGAGCGACTGCGACGAGTCGGTGCGGGCCGTGACGGCGCTAGTCGCGAACGCCGACGTCAGAGACCTCGGCATCCAGCTGACGCACGTTCACCTCCACGCCGGGCAGACCATCGAGCTGTACCAGAGCCTCGACGAGGTGGCGAACGCCGCCGAGCGGTTCGCCGAGGACCTCGCCGCGACCGCGCCGCCGCGGATACCTGTCCTCCTCGACGCCTTCGAGGCGATGGGGGAGCGGGCGTGCGAGGCGTTCGCGGCGATGCGGGCGGTCGTCACGAGCTACCTCGGCGTCATCCGGTCGCCGGACGCCGGCGTCGACATCACGGACGCCGTCGAGCGCGTGCGGGCCGCCGAGAGCGACTGCGACCGGCACCGGAACGAGGCGGTGTCGGCGGCGTTCAGCGACCACGAGGACGCCTACCCCGTGGTGTACCGAGAGCAGGCGTGGCTGCTCGACGGCGTCGTGGACGCGATGGAGGACGTGACGGACTGCGTCGTGCGAGTCAGCGGCTCGGAGGTCGGCATCGAGGTGGCCCCCGCCGCGGGCGGCCGCTAG
- the phoU gene encoding phosphate signaling complex protein PhoU, with the protein MARDSYQEKLETLQSDVLYMSEVVTDRLRMALEGMAQKDDDTAWEVIDGDDEVNQLYLDLEDDCIDLLALQQPVAGDLRLIASSFKIITDLERIGDLAANLAEYTLDAERDMFPEVDIQAIGDTTIEMVENAMDAYAESDVDACYEIAGRDDDLDDRCRRASETVMRDLIETEIDDATADDEVEPLMQEVSRMLLTVRDLERIGDHAVNISARTVYMVENDDELIY; encoded by the coding sequence ATGGCACGAGACAGCTACCAAGAGAAACTCGAGACGCTGCAGAGCGACGTCCTCTACATGAGCGAAGTCGTCACCGACCGCCTCCGAATGGCGCTGGAGGGCATGGCGCAGAAGGACGACGACACGGCGTGGGAGGTCATCGACGGCGACGACGAGGTCAACCAGCTCTACCTCGACCTCGAGGACGACTGCATCGACCTGCTCGCGCTCCAGCAGCCCGTCGCCGGCGACCTCCGGCTCATCGCGTCGTCGTTCAAGATCATCACCGACCTCGAACGCATCGGCGACCTCGCCGCGAACCTCGCCGAGTACACGCTGGACGCCGAGCGCGACATGTTCCCCGAGGTCGACATCCAGGCCATCGGCGACACCACCATCGAGATGGTCGAGAACGCCATGGACGCGTACGCCGAGTCGGACGTCGACGCCTGCTACGAGATTGCGGGCCGAGACGACGACCTCGACGACCGCTGCCGGCGCGCCTCCGAGACCGTGATGCGGGACCTCATCGAGACCGAAATCGACGACGCAACCGCGGACGACGAGGTCGAGCCGCTGATGCAGGAGGTCTCCCGGATGCTGCTCACCGTCCGCGACCTCGAACGCATCGGCGACCACGCCGTCAACATCTCCGCCCGCACCGTCTACATGGTGGAGAACGACGACGAACTCATCTACTAG
- the pstB gene encoding phosphate ABC transporter ATP-binding protein PstB, translated as MTENTTETTGEPDGNTTADPTNDEMAIETDVASATDGRNSTATPDPVIRSRDLDVFYGEEQALDSVDIDIPENRVTAIIGPSGCGKSTFLRCINRMNDRIDACRVDGELTLRGKNVYDPDVDPVALRRKVGMVFQEPNPFPKSIYDNVAYGLEIQNVEGDYDEIVEQSLKRAALWDEVSHQLDSSGLELSGGQQQRLCIARAIAPDPEVILMDEPASALDPVATSQVEDLIEELAEDYTVVIVTHNMQQAARISDKTAVFLTGGELVEFGDTERIFENPDHQRVEDYITGKFG; from the coding sequence ATGACAGAGAACACGACAGAGACCACAGGCGAACCGGACGGCAACACGACCGCCGACCCGACGAACGACGAGATGGCCATCGAGACCGACGTCGCGAGCGCGACCGACGGCCGGAACTCGACTGCGACCCCCGACCCGGTCATTCGGTCGCGGGACCTCGACGTCTTCTACGGCGAGGAACAGGCCCTCGACAGCGTCGACATCGACATCCCGGAGAACCGCGTGACCGCCATCATCGGGCCGTCGGGCTGCGGGAAGTCGACGTTCCTCCGGTGCATCAACCGCATGAACGACCGCATCGACGCCTGCCGCGTCGATGGCGAACTCACGCTCCGCGGGAAGAACGTCTACGACCCCGACGTCGACCCGGTGGCGCTCCGGCGGAAGGTCGGGATGGTGTTTCAGGAGCCCAACCCCTTCCCGAAGAGCATCTACGACAACGTCGCCTACGGCCTCGAAATCCAGAACGTCGAGGGCGACTACGACGAAATCGTCGAGCAGTCACTGAAGCGCGCCGCGCTCTGGGACGAGGTCAGCCACCAGCTCGACAGCTCCGGACTGGAGCTCTCGGGCGGCCAGCAGCAGCGGCTCTGCATCGCGCGCGCCATCGCGCCCGACCCCGAGGTCATCCTGATGGACGAGCCCGCGTCGGCCCTCGACCCCGTGGCGACAAGTCAGGTCGAGGACCTCATCGAGGAGCTCGCCGAGGACTACACGGTCGTCATCGTCACGCACAACATGCAGCAGGCTGCCCGCATCAGCGACAAGACGGCGGTCTTCCTCACGGGCGGCGAGCTCGTCGAGTTCGGGGACACCGAACGCATCTTCGAGAACCCCGACCACCAGCGCGTCGAAGATTACATTACGGGCAAATTCGGGTAA
- the pstA gene encoding phosphate ABC transporter permease PstA, protein MAADTTTDVTEGFGQVSRSVGRLFRYLLLAATLFGIVFVTILLVYVANDAIQPLTADPGWHLTFFLTLVTPTLAVSAFVYRRDADAFTTGALAVGLVVVALMFSGGASMIFVDIVEPLTWLALLVALAVPAAVTIAVVAYDHRLPFAAQFAVTTAAFYLSLFGLPGPLGSLADAPTIVPGVYGLLAGVPVAPAPWMLVALTVGGPIAAIGATAVSRDRGRRTQLLAGVGFLAVAGGGGVLGPVLGVHPLPATVVASVGLVPPVVYAANVALNAPRERVGLLLPATIVVGTLVGAVAVDALAFAGPQSWIDWAFLTSAHSNTAENAGFYPAIGGSILLMLTVAVFAFPVGVGAAVYLEEYAPDNAFTRAIDVNISNLAGVPSVVYGLLGLGLFVTYLGQSAGTVLLGGLTLGLLILPIVIISAREAIRSVPEEQRAASYGMGATKWQTVKNVVLPRSFSGILTGTILALGRAIGETAPLIMIGAPNVKYSLPTGISEAASAMPLQVYAWSSLYAGPDFYNKVVPAGVVVLVAVLLAMNSVAIVLRNKYQTGE, encoded by the coding sequence ATGGCAGCAGACACTACCACAGACGTCACCGAGGGGTTCGGGCAGGTCAGCCGGTCGGTCGGCCGCCTGTTCCGGTACCTTCTGCTGGCGGCGACCCTGTTCGGCATCGTCTTCGTCACCATCCTCCTGGTGTACGTCGCGAACGACGCAATCCAGCCGCTGACGGCCGACCCCGGCTGGCACCTCACGTTCTTCCTGACGCTCGTCACGCCGACATTGGCGGTCAGTGCGTTCGTCTACCGCCGAGATGCGGACGCGTTCACCACGGGCGCGCTCGCCGTCGGGCTGGTCGTCGTCGCGCTCATGTTCAGCGGCGGCGCGTCGATGATTTTCGTGGACATCGTCGAGCCGCTGACGTGGCTCGCGCTGCTGGTCGCGCTCGCGGTGCCGGCCGCGGTCACCATCGCTGTCGTCGCCTACGACCACCGGCTCCCGTTCGCCGCGCAGTTCGCGGTGACGACCGCGGCGTTCTACCTCTCGCTGTTCGGTCTCCCCGGTCCCCTCGGGTCGCTCGCAGACGCCCCGACGATTGTCCCGGGCGTCTACGGCCTGCTCGCGGGCGTCCCCGTCGCACCCGCGCCGTGGATGCTCGTCGCGCTCACCGTCGGCGGTCCCATCGCTGCAATCGGTGCGACTGCGGTCTCCCGGGACCGCGGCCGCCGCACGCAACTGCTGGCCGGCGTCGGCTTCCTCGCTGTCGCCGGCGGCGGCGGCGTCCTCGGCCCCGTTCTGGGCGTCCACCCGCTGCCGGCGACTGTCGTCGCGTCCGTCGGACTCGTCCCGCCGGTCGTTTACGCCGCGAACGTCGCGCTCAACGCACCCCGGGAGCGCGTCGGCCTCCTCCTGCCGGCCACCATCGTCGTCGGAACGCTCGTCGGCGCGGTCGCCGTCGACGCCCTCGCGTTCGCCGGCCCGCAGTCGTGGATCGACTGGGCGTTCCTCACGAGCGCACACAGCAACACCGCCGAAAACGCCGGCTTCTACCCCGCTATCGGCGGCTCCATCCTCCTGATGTTGACCGTCGCCGTCTTCGCGTTCCCGGTCGGCGTCGGTGCCGCCGTCTACCTCGAAGAGTACGCGCCGGACAACGCCTTCACGCGCGCAATCGACGTCAACATCTCGAACCTCGCGGGCGTCCCCTCCGTCGTCTACGGGCTGCTCGGCCTCGGGCTGTTCGTCACCTACCTCGGCCAGTCCGCGGGCACAGTCCTGCTCGGCGGCCTCACACTCGGTCTGCTCATCCTCCCCATCGTCATCATCTCCGCCCGGGAGGCCATCCGGTCCGTGCCCGAGGAGCAGCGAGCGGCGTCCTACGGGATGGGCGCGACCAAGTGGCAGACCGTGAAGAACGTCGTCCTGCCGCGGTCGTTCTCCGGCATCCTTACCGGGACGATTCTCGCGCTCGGCCGCGCAATCGGCGAGACCGCGCCGCTCATCATGATCGGCGCGCCGAACGTCAAGTACTCGCTGCCGACCGGTATCTCGGAGGCCGCCAGCGCGATGCCCCTGCAGGTGTACGCCTGGTCGAGCCTCTACGCCGGCCCGGACTTCTACAACAAGGTGGTGCCGGCCGGCGTCGTGGTGCTGGTCGCGGTGCTGCTCGCGATGAACTCCGTCGCCATCGTCCTCAGAAACAAGTACCAGACCGGAGAGTGA
- the pstC gene encoding phosphate ABC transporter permease subunit PstC: MSGDSLEEALTRRTQNAPPELLSRTFFFVCAALSIATTIGLIVLLTTEAAKFFSFSAPLVGVTGETASVVEFLTGTVWEPTEGNFGVLSLVSATLMIMIGSSLIALPLGVGTAIYLSEYASPRLRSILKPGLEILAGIPTVVYGFFAIIYITPALQPFVPGLGTFNILSACIVVGIMIIPMVASISEDAMSAVPEALRQAGYGMGATKFEVSTGIVVPASLSGIFSSFILALSRAIGETMAVTIAAGSTAQFLNVVNPAAYTERALPMTAAMVKLVGGDVTGGGISYRSVFAIGITLFVITLVMNVISDIVAQRYREEY, translated from the coding sequence ATGAGCGGAGACAGTCTCGAGGAGGCGCTCACGCGACGAACACAGAACGCGCCCCCCGAGTTGCTCTCCCGGACGTTCTTCTTCGTCTGCGCCGCGCTCTCGATCGCCACGACCATCGGACTCATCGTCTTGCTCACGACCGAGGCGGCGAAGTTCTTCTCGTTCTCCGCCCCGCTCGTCGGCGTCACCGGCGAGACGGCGTCAGTCGTCGAGTTCCTCACGGGCACGGTCTGGGAGCCGACCGAGGGCAACTTCGGCGTGCTGTCGCTGGTGTCCGCGACGCTGATGATCATGATCGGGTCGTCGCTCATCGCGCTGCCGCTGGGCGTCGGCACCGCCATCTACCTCAGCGAGTACGCCAGCCCGCGGCTCCGGTCGATTCTCAAGCCCGGCCTCGAGATTCTCGCGGGCATCCCGACGGTCGTCTACGGCTTCTTCGCCATCATCTACATCACGCCCGCGCTCCAGCCGTTCGTGCCGGGGCTCGGGACGTTCAACATCCTGTCGGCGTGCATCGTCGTCGGCATCATGATCATCCCGATGGTGGCGTCCATCAGCGAGGACGCGATGTCGGCCGTCCCGGAGGCGCTCCGGCAGGCCGGCTACGGCATGGGCGCGACGAAGTTCGAGGTGTCGACCGGTATCGTGGTCCCCGCGTCGCTGTCCGGTATCTTCTCGTCGTTCATCCTCGCGCTCTCGCGAGCCATCGGGGAGACGATGGCGGTCACCATCGCCGCCGGGTCGACGGCCCAGTTCTTGAACGTCGTCAACCCCGCGGCGTACACGGAGCGCGCGCTCCCGATGACCGCCGCGATGGTGAAACTCGTCGGCGGGGACGTGACCGGCGGCGGAATCTCCTACCGGAGCGTGTTCGCCATCGGCATCACCCTCTTCGTCATCACACTCGTCATGAACGTCATCAGCGACATCGTCGCACAGCGGTACAGGGAGGAGTACTGA
- a CDS encoding PstS family phosphate ABC transporter substrate-binding protein, producing MPEHEAGRNSRTRRQVLAGVGAVGAAALAGCQSTSDDESGDGLSGEIDIAGSSTVFPLATAMSEAFRNGEIGEAHNGVEFNMQSTGSGGGFANHFCPGNTDFNNASRPIREQEEQQCADNDVEPVELTVATDALTVIVNNDLGIDSITTEELRTIWSEESDAEMWSDVNSDWPDEELELYGPSDASGTYDYFIEAILHSGDEELSHISGGQYSGTEQDRTIIQGVEGSENAMGYLGYAYYSTNQDRVKALAIDDGDGEPVEPSLETARSGEYTPLSRPLFTYPAKSSLTEEHVAEFARFWLENATSEKLVAENVGYVPLDEDDQQEQLDTLEAAIEDASN from the coding sequence ATGCCAGAACACGAAGCCGGACGTAATTCTCGGACGCGTCGTCAGGTACTCGCGGGCGTCGGAGCCGTCGGCGCGGCGGCACTCGCTGGCTGTCAGAGCACGAGCGACGACGAGTCCGGCGACGGCCTCTCGGGGGAAATCGACATTGCGGGGAGTTCGACGGTGTTCCCGCTCGCGACCGCGATGTCCGAAGCGTTCCGGAACGGCGAGATCGGCGAGGCACACAACGGCGTCGAGTTCAACATGCAGTCGACGGGCAGCGGCGGCGGCTTCGCGAACCACTTCTGCCCCGGGAACACGGACTTCAACAACGCCTCCCGTCCCATCCGGGAGCAGGAGGAACAGCAGTGCGCCGACAACGATGTCGAGCCGGTCGAACTGACCGTCGCGACGGACGCGCTGACGGTCATCGTCAACAACGACCTCGGCATCGACTCTATCACCACCGAGGAACTCCGGACCATCTGGTCGGAGGAGAGCGACGCCGAGATGTGGTCGGACGTCAACTCCGACTGGCCGGACGAGGAACTCGAACTGTACGGCCCGTCGGACGCCTCCGGCACCTACGACTACTTCATCGAGGCCATCCTGCACAGCGGCGACGAGGAACTCTCGCACATCAGCGGCGGCCAGTACTCCGGCACCGAGCAGGACCGCACCATCATCCAGGGCGTCGAGGGGTCCGAGAACGCGATGGGCTACCTCGGGTACGCCTACTACTCGACGAACCAGGACCGCGTGAAGGCACTCGCCATCGACGACGGCGACGGCGAGCCGGTCGAACCGAGCCTCGAAACGGCCCGGAGCGGCGAGTACACGCCCCTCTCCCGGCCGCTGTTCACGTACCCCGCGAAGTCCTCGCTCACCGAGGAGCACGTCGCGGAGTTCGCGCGGTTCTGGCTGGAGAACGCCACCAGCGAGAAACTGGTCGCCGAGAACGTCGGCTACGTCCCGCTCGACGAGGACGACCAGCAGGAGCAACTCGACACCCTCGAAGCCGCAATCGAGGACGCCAGTAACTAG
- a CDS encoding phosphate signaling complex PhoU family protein: MERRKVQVTGGSTFTVSIPKDWARDHDVEAGDEVGFHPDSGSLLLTPVDGTDTDEGTLDITDSSGDELMRAVMTMYVSGFDVLALEADQIDPDQRRVIRDATQGLVGLEVLEETNERVVIQDLLDSSELSIHNAVRRMHLISVSMLGDAVDALTARDLDTASDVTSRDDDVDRLWYVVSRIFRGALRSPTVAQEIGVSREVAFDYHSSARQLERVADHAAKIAGTVENLEEDVPEDVADALRALQEDAAAIIETAMDALFADDPDEATRLANQARAHVRDIDDQTRRLDDLLHGLDAHHAQHLGLVVDSLSRSADYGGNIAETALQKAAPTPGP, translated from the coding sequence ATGGAACGACGCAAGGTCCAGGTGACGGGCGGCTCCACGTTCACGGTCTCCATCCCGAAAGACTGGGCGCGCGACCACGACGTCGAAGCCGGCGACGAAGTGGGCTTCCACCCGGACAGCGGCTCGCTGCTGCTGACGCCCGTCGACGGCACCGACACCGACGAGGGCACCCTCGACATCACGGACTCGTCCGGCGACGAACTCATGCGCGCGGTCATGACGATGTACGTCAGCGGCTTCGACGTGCTCGCGCTCGAAGCCGACCAGATCGACCCGGACCAGCGTCGCGTCATTCGGGACGCCACCCAGGGCCTCGTCGGCCTCGAAGTCCTCGAGGAGACCAACGAGCGCGTCGTCATCCAGGACCTCCTGGACTCCTCGGAGCTCTCCATCCACAACGCCGTCCGCCGCATGCACCTCATCTCCGTCTCGATGCTCGGGGACGCCGTCGACGCACTCACCGCCCGCGACCTCGACACCGCCAGCGACGTGACGAGCCGCGACGACGACGTCGACCGGCTCTGGTACGTCGTCTCCCGCATCTTCCGCGGCGCGCTCCGGTCCCCGACTGTCGCCCAGGAGATCGGGGTCTCCCGGGAGGTCGCGTTCGACTACCACTCCAGCGCCCGTCAGCTCGAACGCGTCGCCGACCACGCCGCCAAAATCGCCGGCACCGTCGAGAACCTCGAGGAAGACGTCCCCGAGGACGTCGCCGATGCGCTCCGCGCGCTCCAGGAGGACGCCGCCGCCATCATCGAGACCGCGATGGACGCCCTGTTCGCGGACGACCCGGACGAAGCCACCAGACTCGCGAATCAGGCTCGCGCCCACGTCCGTGACATCGACGACCAGACCCGGAGACTCGACGACCTCCTCCACGGCCTCGACGCTCACCACGCCCAGCACCTCGGGCTCGTCGTCGACTCGCTGTCCCGGAGCGCGGACTACGGCGGCAACATCGCCGAGACCGCGCTCCAGAAGGCAGCGCCTACCCCCGGGCCGTAG
- a CDS encoding phosphoadenosine phosphosulfate reductase family protein, which translates to MGEDFPDYLDVDYTDGDGESPADYPTLEDKIEKAIQVTRKGLEEYDNPAIMWTGGKDSTLTLYFVKEVADKFDLDVPETIFIDHFQHFDELHDFVDRWADEWDLDVVYARNEDVGDYVDANDLEPGDDIPISELNEQNQHHVKNLLEYEEDSFPFLLDTYVGNHLLKTVALNNALEEHDVDGILSGIRWDEQDARADETFFSPRHDPDVYPPHDRIQPILQFDEAAVWDAFWYYVVPETVEEFPDDGYVPQDFDDLPNGLTHDDIPVSPKYFKGFRSLGSEVSTDKAAEEPAWLQDLENTTERAGRAQDKEDLMERLRDLGYM; encoded by the coding sequence ATGGGCGAGGACTTCCCCGACTACCTCGACGTCGACTACACCGACGGTGACGGCGAATCTCCCGCCGACTACCCGACGCTCGAAGACAAGATCGAGAAGGCCATTCAGGTCACCCGGAAGGGCCTCGAAGAGTACGACAACCCCGCCATCATGTGGACGGGCGGCAAGGACTCCACGCTCACGCTGTACTTCGTGAAGGAGGTCGCCGACAAGTTCGACCTCGACGTGCCGGAGACCATCTTCATCGACCACTTCCAGCACTTCGACGAACTCCACGACTTCGTCGACCGCTGGGCCGACGAGTGGGACCTCGACGTCGTCTACGCCCGCAACGAGGACGTCGGTGACTACGTCGACGCCAACGACCTCGAACCCGGCGACGACATCCCCATCAGCGAGCTGAACGAGCAGAACCAGCACCACGTGAAGAACCTTCTCGAGTACGAGGAGGACTCCTTCCCGTTCCTGCTGGACACCTACGTCGGCAACCACCTCCTGAAGACCGTCGCGCTCAACAACGCCCTCGAGGAGCACGACGTCGACGGCATCCTCTCGGGCATCCGCTGGGACGAGCAGGACGCCCGCGCCGACGAGACGTTCTTCAGTCCGCGCCACGACCCCGACGTCTACCCGCCGCACGACCGCATCCAGCCGATTCTCCAGTTCGACGAGGCCGCCGTCTGGGACGCCTTCTGGTACTACGTCGTCCCCGAGACGGTCGAGGAGTTCCCGGACGACGGCTACGTCCCCCAGGACTTCGACGACCTCCCGAACGGCCTCACCCACGACGACATTCCGGTCTCCCCCAAGTACTTCAAGGGCTTCCGCTCGCTGGGGAGTGAGGTTTCGACGGACAAAGCCGCCGAAGAGCCCGCGTGGCTCCAGGACCTAGAGAACACGACCGAGCGCGCCGGCCGCGCCCAGGACAAAGAAGACCTGATGGAGCGCCTGCGCGACCTCGGCTACATGTAA
- a CDS encoding methyltransferase domain-containing protein: MMLLVRGDREFLVAPGEELHTDLGVVEAPEDPEPGEVVETHLGEPFTVRELRGPDLFNHLERTGAPMMPKDVGLVVGFTGASRADRVLDAGTGTGVLAAYLGRLGADVVTYERDADFAEVARENMELAGVADTVDVRTGDLTEHVDDLSGFDVLTLDTQNAPEVVADADDLLVSGGYVAVYSPFVESAKETADAAREAGLSGVETTETIQREMDFDDRGSRPSTAGVGHTGYLTVARNE; the protein is encoded by the coding sequence GTGATGCTGCTGGTGCGGGGCGACCGCGAGTTCCTCGTCGCCCCCGGTGAGGAACTGCACACGGACCTCGGGGTCGTGGAGGCACCCGAGGACCCCGAGCCCGGCGAAGTCGTCGAGACGCATCTCGGGGAGCCGTTCACGGTCCGGGAGCTGCGCGGCCCGGACCTGTTCAACCACCTCGAACGGACGGGCGCGCCGATGATGCCCAAAGACGTGGGACTGGTCGTCGGCTTCACGGGGGCGTCCCGGGCAGACCGCGTGCTCGACGCCGGGACGGGCACCGGCGTGCTCGCGGCCTATCTCGGGCGGCTGGGCGCAGACGTGGTGACCTACGAGCGCGACGCCGACTTCGCCGAGGTCGCTCGGGAGAACATGGAACTCGCGGGCGTCGCGGACACCGTCGACGTGCGGACTGGCGACCTCACGGAGCACGTCGACGACCTCTCGGGATTCGACGTGCTCACGCTGGACACGCAGAACGCCCCCGAAGTCGTCGCGGACGCCGACGACCTGCTGGTCTCGGGCGGCTACGTCGCGGTCTACTCGCCGTTCGTCGAGTCGGCGAAGGAGACTGCCGACGCGGCCCGTGAGGCGGGGCTGTCGGGCGTCGAAACCACGGAGACCATCCAGCGCGAGATGGACTTCGACGACCGGGGGTCGCGGCCCTCCACGGCGGGCGTCGGCCACACGGGCTACCTCACAGTAGCGCGCAACGAGTAG
- a CDS encoding nascent polypeptide-associated complex protein encodes MFGGGGMNPRKMQQMMEQMGIDVDELDATEVVISLEDGSELVFSDPDVTKMDARGQETYQVLGDPSEREAAAGAVESGEGDAESADEGDDGIPQGDIDIVVQRAGVSEDDAREALEAADGDLAAAIEHLE; translated from the coding sequence ATGTTTGGAGGCGGCGGCATGAACCCCCGGAAGATGCAGCAAATGATGGAACAGATGGGCATCGACGTCGACGAGCTCGACGCCACCGAGGTCGTCATCTCGCTGGAGGACGGCAGCGAGCTCGTCTTCTCGGACCCGGACGTCACGAAGATGGACGCCCGCGGCCAGGAGACCTACCAGGTTCTCGGCGACCCGAGCGAGCGGGAGGCAGCGGCGGGCGCAGTCGAGAGCGGTGAGGGCGACGCCGAGTCCGCCGACGAGGGCGACGACGGCATCCCGCAGGGCGACATCGACATCGTCGTGCAGCGGGCCGGCGTCTCCGAGGACGATGCCCGCGAGGCCCTGGAGGCCGCGGACGGTGACCTGGCGGCGGCCATCGAGCACCTCGAGTGA